A DNA window from Ornithobacterium rhinotracheale DSM 15997 contains the following coding sequences:
- a CDS encoding F0F1 ATP synthase subunit B, producing the protein MDKLINDFSVGVFFWITLLFLILIFVLKKFAWKPILTAIEERENGIEEALLQAEKAREEMKALKAENEQIMQQAREERDAMLKEAKAMKEREVEAAREIAEIEADKIIEAARRTIESEKNLAIAEVKNQVASLSLEVAEKVLRDNLKSEDQQKNLVDKLINEIKLS; encoded by the coding sequence ATGGATAAATTAATCAATGATTTTTCGGTAGGTGTGTTTTTTTGGATAACACTGCTTTTTTTAATTTTGATTTTCGTGCTTAAAAAATTTGCATGGAAACCAATTTTAACTGCGATTGAAGAAAGAGAAAACGGAATCGAGGAGGCGTTGCTACAAGCAGAAAAGGCAAGAGAGGAGATGAAAGCTCTTAAAGCTGAAAACGAGCAAATCATGCAACAAGCTCGCGAGGAGCGTGATGCTATGCTTAAAGAAGCTAAGGCAATGAAAGAAAGAGAAGTAGAAGCAGCAAGAGAGATTGCTGAAATTGAGGCAGACAAAATCATCGAGGCTGCAAGACGCACTATCGAGAGCGAGAAAAATCTTGCAATTGCAGAGGTTAAAAACCAAGTGGCAAGCCTATCATTGGAGGTGGCAGAAAAAGTGTTGAGAGATAATTTAAAATCAGAAGATCAACAAAAAAACTTGGTAGATAAGCTTATCAACGAAATTAAATTGAGCTAA
- the atpE gene encoding ATP synthase F0 subunit C, whose protein sequence is MTQIPVMVGAGLVLIGAGLGIGKIGGSAMEAIARQPEASGKIQVAMIIAAALIEGLAFAALFAVK, encoded by the coding sequence ATGACTCAAATTCCAGTAATGGTAGGTGCAGGTTTAGTACTAATCGGAGCAGGTTTAGGTATCGGTAAAATCGGTGGATCTGCTATGGAGGCTATTGCACGTCAACCAGAAGCATCAGGTAAAATTCAAGTAGCAATGATTATTGCTGCTGCCTTGATCGAAGGTTTAGCATTCGCTGCTTTATTCGCAGTAAAATAA
- the atpH gene encoding ATP synthase F1 subunit delta — protein MANYRVAKRYAKAFFEVLPSEKQEKAVQEMRDILKAFKASRDLKNFLSSPIISDEKKLNIAKSVFKDFTPETQNLVELLIQNGRAGNLKEVAKAIIERYRTINGIKKALISSAHPLSQEQLNAIVEKAQTSLGVSADKIEVVQKIDESLIGGFILRIDDTQFDASIKTRLNEIKQAFDTKKITSKI, from the coding sequence ATGGCAAATTACAGAGTTGCTAAAAGATACGCAAAAGCTTTTTTTGAAGTTTTACCATCAGAGAAGCAAGAAAAGGCTGTGCAAGAAATGAGAGATATTCTAAAAGCTTTTAAAGCTAGCCGAGATCTTAAAAATTTCTTGAGTAGCCCGATCATTTCAGACGAAAAGAAACTAAACATCGCAAAAAGTGTTTTTAAGGACTTTACGCCTGAAACTCAAAACTTGGTAGAGCTTTTAATCCAAAATGGTAGAGCGGGAAATTTAAAAGAAGTTGCCAAGGCAATTATTGAACGCTATCGCACCATCAATGGAATTAAAAAAGCGCTTATTTCCAGTGCGCATCCATTATCACAAGAACAATTGAATGCCATTGTAGAAAAAGCACAAACCTCATTAGGCGTAAGTGCCGACAAGATTGAAGTGGTTCAAAAAATAGATGAATCGCTCATAGGTGGGTTTATCTTGAGAATAGATGATACCCAGTTTGATGCCTCAATTAAAACAAGGCTCAACGAAATTAAACAAGCATTCGACACAAAGAAAATTACATCAAAGATTTAA